CTTGCTGCGGAAGATGTCCACGCCCTTCTCCGCCAGCAGCTCGCCGAGCCAGTCGTTGAGCTGCTCGATGACCAGCTCCCCGGGCAGCTCGATGCCGACGCTGGTGACGGTGAGGTCGTGCTGGTGCTCGGTGTCGGTCATGAACGCCGGGTCCAGGTCGAGGGCCCGGGTCAGGTCGAAGCCGCCGACGTCCAGGACGGCGTCGAGGTCCACGGCGGCCTGGACGGCCTCGTGCACGTCGGCCAGCCGGTTGATCTCACCGATCCGCCGGCGGACCTCGGCCAGCTGGTCGGCGTCCACCAGGTCGGTCTTGTTCAGCACGATCCGGTCGGCGAAGGCGATCTGCTCGACGGCCTCGTTCTCCACGCCCTCGGGCCGCTCGTCGTCCAGGTGCTGGATGAGGTGCGCGGCGTCGACGAGGGTGATGATCCCGTCCAGCCGGAGCTGGCTGCCGATCTCGTCGTCCATGAAGAAGGTCTGGGCCACCGGGGCGGGGTCGGCCAGGCCGGTGGTCTCGATGAGGATGTGGTCGAACCTGTCCTTGCGCCGCATCAGCGTGCCGAGGATCCGGATGAGGTCGCCGCGCACGGTGCAGCAGATGCAGCCGTTGTTCATCTCGAACACCTCCTCCTCGGCGTCGATGACCAGCGCGTCGTCGATGCCGATCTCGCCGAACTCGTTCTCGATGACGGCGATGCGGCGGCCGTGCTGCTCGGTGAGGATCCGGTTGAGCAGCGTGGTCTTGCCCGAGCCGAGGAAGCCGGTGAGCACGGTGACCGGCACCTTGTCCGTCGCCGCCCCGACCACCCCGCCGGTCACGAGTCGCTCCCGGGCGAGGCGAAGGCGCGCTGGACGTCGGCCACCGAGATCCAGTCGGCGGGCAGCGGGACGGTCCGGCTCAGCCGGTCGCCCGGGCGCAGGACGGCGAGGACGGTCTCGACCGGCGCGCAGCCGGCGTCCCGGCAGCGGAGCTGGGAGACCAGCACGGTCTCGTCCGCGC
The Modestobacter marinus DNA segment above includes these coding regions:
- a CDS encoding CobW family GTP-binding protein codes for the protein MTGGVVGAATDKVPVTVLTGFLGSGKTTLLNRILTEQHGRRIAVIENEFGEIGIDDALVIDAEEEVFEMNNGCICCTVRGDLIRILGTLMRRKDRFDHILIETTGLADPAPVAQTFFMDDEIGSQLRLDGIITLVDAAHLIQHLDDERPEGVENEAVEQIAFADRIVLNKTDLVDADQLAEVRRRIGEINRLADVHEAVQAAVDLDAVLDVGGFDLTRALDLDPAFMTDTEHQHDLTVTSVGIELPGELVIEQLNDWLGELLAEKGVDIFRSKGILAVRGMPERYVFQGVHMLFDGTQGEPWGTAERVSRAVFIGRDLDRAELEAGLRGCLAVPVPAA